Proteins encoded together in one Deinococcus aquaticus window:
- a CDS encoding ABC transporter ATP-binding protein, whose product MSGAPLLNATDLYRFYQVGDDETRALRGVSLELQPGELTVLLGSSGSGKSTLLACLAGLDDPDGGWIELGGERLSRQPEARRARLRAAHLGVMLQSGNLIPHLTVLDNALLTGSLLGRRDDVRARELLGRVGLAPHLHAYPAQLSGGETARAALVAALAHDPRILLADEPTAEVDADTEDRVTDVIGEFVHGQGRAALIATHSQRLAGRADRVLYLKDGRWADA is encoded by the coding sequence GTGAGCGGCGCGCCCCTGCTGAACGCGACGGACCTGTACCGCTTCTACCAAGTGGGTGACGACGAGACCCGCGCTCTGCGCGGGGTCAGCCTGGAGCTGCAGCCGGGCGAACTGACCGTACTGCTGGGCTCCTCCGGCAGCGGGAAGAGCACCCTGCTGGCCTGCCTGGCCGGCCTGGACGACCCGGACGGGGGGTGGATAGAGCTCGGTGGCGAACGGCTCTCCCGGCAACCGGAGGCGCGCCGGGCCCGGCTGCGCGCCGCTCACCTGGGCGTGATGCTGCAAAGCGGCAACCTGATCCCCCACCTGACGGTGCTGGACAACGCTCTGCTGACGGGCTCGCTGCTCGGGCGGCGGGACGACGTGCGGGCCCGGGAGCTCCTGGGGCGGGTCGGGCTGGCGCCGCACCTGCACGCCTACCCGGCCCAGCTGTCCGGCGGGGAGACCGCGCGGGCTGCGCTGGTGGCCGCCCTGGCACACGATCCCCGGATCCTGCTGGCCGACGAGCCGACCGCCGAGGTTGACGCTGATACCGAAGACCGCGTGACGGACGTGATCGGCGAGTTCGTGCACGGTCAGGGCCGCGCCGCCCTGATCGCCACGCACAGCCAACGCCTGGCCGGGCGGGCGGACCGGGTCCTGTACCTGAAAGACGGGCGGTGGGCCGATGCGTGA
- a CDS encoding DedA family protein, translating to MFDLPHLIQSVSYAGIFGMVFAESGLLAGFFLPGDSLLITAGLLAKQGTLNLPGLMLAVAAGAILGDSVGYAIGRKFGPSVFNREGSRLLRPEYVQRTQVFFDRHGSRALILARFVPVVRTVAPTMAGVGGMSYPKFLTYNVIGGLLWALTVPLLGYALGGLIPNLDRYILLLVGVVVVLSFIPVAMELRRARTTVE from the coding sequence ATGTTCGATCTCCCGCACCTGATCCAGAGTGTCTCCTATGCCGGCATCTTCGGCATGGTCTTCGCCGAGTCCGGCCTGCTGGCCGGCTTCTTCCTGCCCGGGGACAGCCTGCTGATCACGGCGGGCCTGCTCGCCAAACAGGGCACGCTCAACCTGCCCGGTCTGATGCTGGCGGTGGCGGCCGGAGCGATCCTCGGGGACAGTGTCGGGTATGCCATCGGCCGGAAATTCGGGCCATCTGTGTTCAACCGCGAGGGGAGCCGACTGCTTCGGCCCGAGTATGTCCAGCGCACCCAGGTCTTCTTCGACCGGCACGGCAGCCGCGCGCTGATCCTGGCGCGTTTCGTGCCGGTGGTGCGCACCGTGGCTCCGACCATGGCCGGGGTGGGCGGCATGTCATACCCGAAGTTCCTGACGTACAACGTGATCGGGGGCCTGCTGTGGGCGCTGACCGTGCCGCTGCTCGGGTACGCGCTGGGCGGCCTGATCCCGAATCTTGACCGTTACATCCTGCTGCTTGTGGGCGTGGTCGTCGTGCTGAGCTTCATCCCTGTGGCCATGGAACTCCGCCGGGCGCGCACAACCGTGGAGTGA